Part of the Bacillus cabrialesii genome is shown below.
GACAGGAAAGCTGGAACAACTGTCACGAAACGATGCCAAAGCGCAAATCGAAGCGCTAGGCGGCAAGCTGACTGGCAGCGTCAGCAAAAACACAGACTTGGTCATCGCCGGAGAAGCGGCGGGAAGCAAGCTGACAAAAGCGCAAGAGCTGAACATAGAAGTATGGAATGAAGAGCAGTTAATGGGAGAGCTAAAGAAATAAGAGGAGTGTTTTCTATTGAAAAAGACGTTGGTAATGGCGGCAACGGCGGCAGTGTTAATGCTGTCTGCCTGCTCGTCAGGTTTTGGGGGGAAGAAGGAGGAAGAGATTACGCAAAAGACGGCGAAATCGTCAGAAAAAGCGATTGTCCCGAAATATAATATCTCAGACTCCTATTACAAAATGGTGCTGCCGTTTAAGGCGGGAAAAGCGCGCGGCTTAACAACGGAACAGCTGAATACAAGACTTGACATTGATGAATTTGAAACAGGGCTGATGCGTCTTGCCCAAGATTCTTTCTCGACGGACGATTATCTGTTCCAAGAAGGGCAATATTTAGATGAAGATACAGTATTAAGCTGGCTGGCACGGAAAAAAACAGGCTCTGATCTGAAAAAAGCCCAAAAAGAAGATAAAAACTTCAAAAATGAAGGCTTGAACCCAGCGCTTCCGAGCTCCGGCTCAACAGAAGAAAAGAACGAAAGCAGCCCGGTTTATTTAGCGTCCATGCTGGAGCACGATTATTTAGTCAGAAAAGACAAGAATTCTATCCAGCTTGGCGGCGTGATGGTCGGACTGGCGCTAAACTCCGTGTATTACTATCGTGAAAAAACTGGCGACCCTCAAAAGGAAGTGGAGATTAAGGACAGCACGCTCCGCCAACAGGGAGAAAAAATCGCACAGGAGGTCATTAACCGCCTCCGTAAAAAAGATAACCTGAAGAATGTGCCGATCACAGTCGCGCTTTATAAGCAGGCGTCAAAAACATCGATTGTGCCGGGGAACTTCATCGCCAAAACAGAGGTCAAAGCAGGCTCCACTGAGATCTCAAATTGGGATGACATCAATGAAAAATATGTATTCTATCCGGCGGATACAACGACAGCAGAGAAATACCCTGATGACACCGAGGTCTTTAAGCGGTTCAAAAACTCAATTGAAGAGTATTTCCCGAACTACACAGGCGTTGTCGGTACAGCGCTGTATGAAAATGATGAAATGAAGAAAATGAAAATTGACATCCCAATGCAATTTTACGGAAAAAGTGAAGTCGTCGCGTTTACCCAGTTCTTAACGGGTGAAGTGAT
Proteins encoded:
- a CDS encoding CamS family sex pheromone protein is translated as MKKTLVMAATAAVLMLSACSSGFGGKKEEEITQKTAKSSEKAIVPKYNISDSYYKMVLPFKAGKARGLTTEQLNTRLDIDEFETGLMRLAQDSFSTDDYLFQEGQYLDEDTVLSWLARKKTGSDLKKAQKEDKNFKNEGLNPALPSSGSTEEKNESSPVYLASMLEHDYLVRKDKNSIQLGGVMVGLALNSVYYYREKTGDPQKEVEIKDSTLRQQGEKIAQEVINRLRKKDNLKNVPITVALYKQASKTSIVPGNFIAKTEVKAGSTEISNWDDINEKYVFYPADTTTAEKYPDDTEVFKRFKNSIEEYFPNYTGVVGTALYENDEMKKMKIDIPMQFYGKSEVVAFTQFLTGEVMDYYSKGSVDVEVNITSSDGQEAVIIRNAGDKEPTVHIYD